One Phaseolus vulgaris cultivar G19833 chromosome 2, P. vulgaris v2.0, whole genome shotgun sequence DNA window includes the following coding sequences:
- the LOC137809385 gene encoding uncharacterized protein gives MVLVTPLLDGSNYHSWSRAMKRALLSKNKFKFVNGDIPEPLHGESQYEAWERCNVMVISWITRSISTQIAQSIVYIDNAKELWEDLKERFSKSNHFRLSDLLQEINSIKQGERSITEYYTDSKILWEESDSLRPLPSCSCKMKCSCNMMKIMAGYRDSERIMSFLKGLGEAYNAVKTQILLTEPLPGINKVFSLVLQQERHLSESIGMDTKILANSTDQQHQKISKTSNHGQGWRNYGRGRGKRYGKQCSFCHKMNHTAD, from the coding sequence ATGGTCCTTGTAACTCCGCTGTTAGATGGTTCAAATTACCACTCATGGAGTAGGGCGATGAAACGTGCTCTGCTTTCGAAAAATAAATTCAAGTTCGTCAACGGGGATATTCCTGAGCCATTGCACGGTGAGAGTCAATACGAAGCATGGGAGAGATGCAACGTTATGGTTATCTCATGGATCACACGCAGCATCTCAACACAAATCGCACAAAGCATCGTTTACATTGATAATGCGAAGGAACTGTGGGAAGATCTCAAAGAAAGGTTCTCAAAAAGCAACCATTTCCGTTTATCTGACCTTTTGCAAGAAATAAATTCTATTAAGCAGGGAGAAAGAAGCATAACAGAGTATTATACCGACTCCAAAATCTTGTGGGAAGAATCAGATTCTTTGAGGCCATTACCGAGCTGTTCTTGTAAAATGAAATGTAGCTGCAATATGATGAAAATCATGGCAGGATACAGGGATTCAGAGCGCATTatgagtttcttgaagggtttgggaGAAGcttacaatgctgtcaaaacgCAGATCTTGCTAACAGAACCTCTGCCAGGTATTAACAAAGTTTTCTCTTTGGTTCTGCAACAAGAAAGACACTTGAGTGAAAGTATAGGAATGGATACAAAGATTCTAGCAAACAGTACCGATCAACAACATCAAAAAATCAGTAAAACCAGTAACCATGGACAAGGCTGGCGCAACTACGGCAGAGGAAGGGGAAAAAGATATGGAAAACAGTGTTCCTTCTGTCACAAAATGAATCACACCGCAGACTAG